The region CCTGTCGGCAATACGAACGTGCAGGCAGCGATTTTGACAGGGCGAAGCGGTACAAACCTTGCGCCTGCGGATGCTGATTGAAGACGTCAGCGACGATTTCGTCGACACTCTTATCCTGCCAGTGCCGCTGGTCGCGCCGGAACTTCAGAAAATGCATCCACGAAGAAAATGCCAATTGATAGCTGGTCAAGCTGCCATCCGCGCCTAGACGACGTGCGGTGTGCACATAACCGTTGTGCGGCCGGTAAGAGCCATCGACCTGTTGAATCCAGAGCGCGACCGACTGGGCGATCAGCGTTTTGAGTTCGACGTTATCCGATACGGAAACGCAATCGAGCATGAAAAGGAAATCACGACCTATGCGCGAACGTCCTGTTACGCGGTGCGGTAGCAATACATTATTGCCAGCCGGCGTATCCAGTTTCAGCAGGCGCCCTTGCTGCGATAGACCGCCCTTGATTGCCCCGATTCCTACATGCCGCGTAACCATACCGCCTCTCTATTTAGTTACGTTCGTTTTGTGACGCGATTTTACGTATGACGACACGACGAAAGCAACAACGCTTTTGTAGAAAATTGAAAAGACTTAATTCCATATAATGCGAATTGAATTTTTATGCCTTTCCGCGCGAGCCATACGCAACTTGGAAAGCGGCCGCTATTCATTTGAATAGCGCAATAAGCTCACAATCGAGGAAGGAAAAGTTCGCAGCGTTGGTGTGTTTCGTAATGCGGACATCCGGCAGCGGATGTCCGCATTACATAAGAACGAACAGGGGATTTTTGTCCGTTTTCGGCGATTTTCCAAAAGTCGCATCTTTTTTGTACGGCAACACCAGCCGCGCATCGTCTCCTGGAATTCCTCACCGTTTGCCCTGGTGACGGCCTCCCCCTGGAAATCCTCACCATTCTTCGAGCTGGCGAGCTCTCCTGGAACACCTCACCTTTGGCATTCAACTCTGTTGGATTGCGGTATTCAGCATCGCTGTCGCGCGCGCCTCCGAACGCGTGCGCCTCCCCATTGCGAACCTCCATCGAACGTATCTGCAATCCGTCCGCCTCCAGCACCGCTCGTCGCGTCGCCCACCGGCCGCCGATGTCATTACCTATCCTCGCGCTTCCATTCCACACTGGAGCTACACGTGATCGCAGCCAGTTTGAGCGACGTAACAAGGATCTATGGCGAGGGCGCTGCCGCCGTCGCGGCAGTGGCCAACGCGTCATTCGACATCGCCGGTGATCGCTTCACCGTGCTATCCGGGCCGTCCGGCAGCGGCAAGACAACCTTGCTGAACCTGCTAGGCGGACTCGATCGCGTCACAAGCGGCGAGCTGACCATAGCAGGGCAATCCATCAAAACGATGACCGACGACCGCCTTGCGGATTTCAGGGCGCGTCACATCGGTTTTGTCTTCCAGTCGTTCAATCTGCTCCCCGTACTCAGCGCGTACGAGAACGTCGAGTACCCGCTCGTGCTGCTGGGCGTACCCAAGGCAGAGCGTCGCAAACGTTCCCTCGATCTGCTCGACGCGGTGGGTCTCGTCGATAAAGCCCACCGTTTGCCGGGAGAGCTGTCGGGCGGCCAACAGCAACGCGTCGCGATTGCCCGCGCGCTAGTGACGGACCCGTCCCTGGTACTCGCCGACGAACCGACCGCGAACCTGGACAGCGCAAGCGGCACCGCCATCATCAAGCTCATGCGAGACATGCAACTCGAGCGCCAGACTTCGTTCGTGTTTTCCTCACACGATCCACAGGTGCTCGCGTGCGCGGATGACGTCGTGGTGATCCGCGACGGCCGCGTCGTCGAAATCCGGCGCGCCGAA is a window of Paraburkholderia sp. D15 DNA encoding:
- a CDS encoding ABC transporter ATP-binding protein, with the translated sequence MSDVTRIYGEGAAAVAAVANASFDIAGDRFTVLSGPSGSGKTTLLNLLGGLDRVTSGELTIAGQSIKTMTDDRLADFRARHIGFVFQSFNLLPVLSAYENVEYPLVLLGVPKAERRKRSLDLLDAVGLVDKAHRLPGELSGGQQQRVAIARALVTDPSLVLADEPTANLDSASGTAIIKLMRDMQLERQTSFVFSSHDPQVLACADDVVVIRDGRVVEIRRAETVEGH